In Amycolatopsis endophytica, the following are encoded in one genomic region:
- a CDS encoding nuclear transport factor 2 family protein: MTRSPAEVVGSLIAGITAGRWTELAALYATDTVVEHPLLKTRLTGRQALEEHFARASGRKLEAFDVVLHETTDPEVVIAEYGYRFPGCTTANVQVVRVRDGLITHSRDYHDHLLMAVARSAPVEATPPGPVPGGPLPEVPDGSPQSVLLRLLTLPLESRADLYAEDAYVTHPFHPGAPALRGRDELREHFAGGPSAVPAPRNVVFHQGIDPEMIVTEFTYTGDALVAHNIFVSRVSGGRITESRDYADHVAFAAAAGRLPELVAAARSALGQAPT, translated from the coding sequence ATGACCCGATCCCCCGCCGAAGTCGTCGGCTCCCTCATCGCCGGTATCACCGCGGGCCGTTGGACGGAACTGGCCGCCCTCTACGCGACGGACACCGTCGTCGAGCACCCCTTGCTCAAGACGCGCCTCACCGGGCGGCAAGCCCTCGAAGAGCACTTCGCGAGAGCCTCGGGCCGGAAACTCGAAGCATTCGACGTCGTGCTGCACGAGACGACCGACCCGGAGGTCGTCATCGCCGAGTACGGCTACCGGTTCCCCGGCTGCACGACGGCGAACGTGCAGGTCGTGCGGGTGCGTGACGGCCTGATCACGCACTCGCGCGACTACCACGACCACCTGCTGATGGCGGTCGCCCGTTCCGCGCCGGTCGAGGCGACGCCACCCGGGCCGGTGCCGGGCGGACCCCTGCCCGAGGTTCCGGACGGCTCACCCCAGTCGGTCCTGCTCCGGCTCCTGACCCTTCCGCTGGAATCCCGCGCGGACCTCTACGCCGAGGACGCGTACGTCACGCACCCCTTCCATCCCGGCGCGCCCGCGCTGCGCGGCCGGGACGAACTGCGCGAGCACTTCGCGGGCGGCCCCTCCGCGGTCCCGGCACCGCGGAACGTGGTGTTCCACCAGGGCATCGACCCGGAGATGATCGTCACCGAGTTCACCTACACCGGGGACGCGCTGGTGGCGCACAACATCTTCGTCAGCAGGGTCTCCGGTGGGCGCATCACCGAGTCCCGCGACTACGCCGACCACGTCGCGTTCGCGGCGGCGGCCGGGCGGCTGCCGGAACTCGTCGCCGCCGCCCGGTCCGCGCTCGGTCAGGCGCCCACGTAG